A DNA window from Streptomyces sp. CA-278952 contains the following coding sequences:
- a CDS encoding glycerophosphodiester phosphodiesterase family protein, giving the protein MFVRTATASTTAAALLGAGALLLPADRPEAPERQDAPVVVAHRGASGYAPENTLAAVDAADALGIEWVENDVHRTRDGVLVVLHDTDLKRTTDAEQVFPDRAPWAVKDFTAAELAKLDAGSWFGAQFTGARVPTLTQFLHRMERNRQKLLLEIKSPATYPGIERDIIRVLGRSGWLDRSHVRSRLVIQSFGADSVKKVHSLRPDITTGFLGTPAVADLPSYAAFTDQINPSYATVSADYVAAVQRLKGPHGKRLRVNTWTVNKAADAVKARDFGVDGIITNFPDVVRDATS; this is encoded by the coding sequence GTGTTCGTCCGCACTGCCACCGCCTCCACCACGGCCGCCGCCCTGCTCGGCGCCGGCGCCCTGCTGCTGCCCGCCGACCGGCCCGAGGCTCCGGAGCGGCAGGACGCCCCGGTCGTCGTGGCCCACCGGGGGGCGTCGGGCTACGCGCCGGAGAACACCCTCGCCGCCGTCGACGCCGCCGACGCACTCGGCATCGAATGGGTCGAGAACGACGTCCACCGCACCCGCGACGGCGTGCTCGTCGTGCTGCACGACACCGACCTGAAGCGCACGACCGACGCCGAGCAGGTCTTCCCCGACCGGGCGCCGTGGGCCGTGAAGGACTTCACCGCGGCGGAGCTGGCGAAGCTCGACGCGGGCAGCTGGTTCGGAGCGCAGTTCACCGGGGCCCGGGTGCCGACGCTCACCCAGTTCCTGCACCGCATGGAGCGCAACCGGCAGAAGCTGCTGCTGGAGATCAAGAGCCCGGCGACCTACCCGGGCATCGAGCGGGACATCATCCGGGTCCTGGGGCGGTCGGGGTGGCTGGACCGCTCCCACGTACGGAGCCGGCTGGTCATCCAGAGCTTCGGCGCCGACAGCGTGAAGAAGGTGCACAGCCTGCGCCCCGACATCACGACCGGCTTCCTGGGCACACCCGCGGTGGCCGACCTGCCCTCGTACGCGGCGTTCACCGATCAGATCAACCCCTCGTACGCGACGGTCAGCGCCGACTACGTGGCGGCCGTCCAGCGGCTCAAGGGCCCGCACGGCAAGCGTCTGCGGGTGAACACGTGGACGGTCAACAAGGCGGCGGACGCGGTGAAGGCCCGTGACTTCGGGGTCGACGGCATCATCACCAACTTCCCCGACGTGGTGCGCGACGCGACGAGCTGA